One Candidatus Nitrososphaera evergladensis SR1 genomic window carries:
- a CDS encoding CBS domain-containing protein: protein MTTTASSGNSRSNNDTAASSINVMPISSIMVQDVKTVSEEQTILDVCRVMHNNNIGSVVVVASKGQNKNPASYSSSSSSSSTTDGKQPSFDEPTGIITERDIVRHIALKLIAIQAPVHDVMSKPIVTVRPETSLTEAIQIMQTRDFRRLIVVNNEGGIIGIITDKDIFRAIARSRALISGLLSEQQPLPSSPTDRGGLLDQLEMEALTELFRPKLG, encoded by the coding sequence ATGACAACAACTGCTTCTTCCGGCAATTCTAGGAGTAATAATGATACTGCTGCCAGTAGCATCAACGTAATGCCTATTTCGAGCATAATGGTTCAGGACGTGAAAACTGTTAGTGAAGAGCAAACCATCTTGGATGTCTGCAGGGTCATGCATAATAACAATATTGGCAGCGTGGTGGTAGTAGCCAGTAAAGGGCAAAACAAGAATCCTGCTTCCTACTCATCATCCTCGTCATCATCATCAACAACAGATGGAAAACAACCTTCCTTTGACGAACCGACAGGCATCATTACCGAACGCGACATTGTAAGACACATTGCCCTAAAATTAATCGCGATACAAGCGCCTGTCCACGACGTGATGAGCAAGCCCATAGTTACTGTTAGACCTGAAACTTCGTTGACTGAGGCAATCCAGATAATGCAGACAAGAGATTTTCGGAGGTTGATTGTGGTAAATAATGAAGGAGGAATCATCGGGATAATCACTGACAAGGATATTTTTCGTGCCATTGCACGGAGTCGAGCATTGATTTCAGGACTCCTGAGCGAGCAGCAGCCATTGCCGTCATCACCAACAGATAGAGGTGGTCTTCTGGACCAACTGGAGATGGAGGCACTTACTGAGCTATTCAGGCCTAAACTTGGCTGA
- a CDS encoding prohibitin family protein, with the protein MADDVFPSALVFSIILLIIAAVLSSIGIRRYMRRRRNRQREVRYEHPPPSQQQQQPSGLGIPSLKMPTLPRVENKLKIVAAVVTVIVVIIILAESVVIVQAGHRGVVLYLGAVEPRVLSEGIHFITPFAEQVIQMEVRTLKFQADASAASNDLQEVQTVIALNYHIDPNGVNTIFQQLGADYADRIISPTIQESVKASVAKFNAEELITKRETAKGVIADTIRKTLSQRDISVETVFITDFKFSEAFANQIEAKVVAYQKYLTEQNNLKAVQVVANQTVVQAEAQARANVAKANGESQAIKIINEQLKQSPDYLKWQSINKWNGQMPLALGTNAFPFFELPVQPQNQTRQQ; encoded by the coding sequence ATGGCGGATGATGTGTTTCCGTCTGCACTCGTTTTCAGCATAATTTTGCTCATTATAGCTGCTGTCCTTTCTTCAATAGGGATTAGGCGTTATATGCGGCGGCGACGCAACAGACAACGGGAAGTCAGATACGAACATCCACCACCGTCACAACAACAGCAGCAGCCGTCTGGACTAGGAATACCATCATTAAAAATGCCGACTCTTCCAAGAGTAGAAAACAAGCTAAAAATCGTGGCAGCGGTTGTAACTGTCATAGTCGTCATAATTATCCTCGCTGAATCGGTAGTTATTGTGCAGGCAGGACACAGAGGGGTCGTCCTTTATCTGGGTGCTGTTGAACCCCGCGTACTCAGCGAAGGGATACATTTCATAACACCATTTGCAGAGCAGGTAATACAGATGGAGGTGAGAACGTTGAAATTCCAAGCTGATGCCTCTGCGGCCTCAAATGACTTGCAAGAAGTGCAGACGGTCATAGCATTAAACTACCATATTGATCCGAATGGCGTAAACACCATCTTCCAACAGCTAGGTGCGGACTATGCGGACAGAATAATCTCGCCTACCATACAAGAATCTGTCAAGGCAAGCGTCGCAAAATTTAATGCAGAAGAGCTGATTACAAAGAGGGAGACGGCAAAAGGCGTAATTGCTGATACTATACGTAAAACACTGTCTCAGAGAGACATCAGTGTTGAGACAGTATTCATAACTGACTTTAAATTTTCGGAAGCATTCGCCAATCAAATTGAAGCAAAAGTAGTAGCTTACCAAAAATATCTAACTGAACAGAACAACCTCAAGGCAGTACAAGTGGTTGCAAACCAGACTGTGGTTCAAGCTGAAGCACAAGCGAGAGCAAATGTGGCTAAAGCAAATGGTGAATCACAGGCAATCAAGATCATTAACGAGCAATTGAAACAGAGTCCGGATTATCTTAAGTGGCAATCCATAAACAAGTGGAACGGACAGATGCCATTGGCTCTAGGTACCAATGCATTTCCATTTTTTGAGCTACCTGTACAGCCGCAGAACCAGACCAGGCAGCAATAG